A DNA window from Caulobacter mirabilis contains the following coding sequences:
- a CDS encoding TonB-dependent receptor, with protein MAAGSALAQDNAVRAAADAFGERAGIEQLGLYSEGQVRGFDLQNSGAYRIDDAYFVRASPLNDPVLAGVSVRVGVNAARLPYPAPSGVVNYRLRTPSERNQLSLGFGMRDYETPTFEANGSWRAEDDRLSLAGGLVVRPTVRWPAGSEGEAVDLGLVGRFRLGESQRLTAFATVYERGYDGDYGLKAVGTILPPSVQPLRHYAARGSRVEATSFNTGLLYNLALGGWTVDASAFRSIWDARESDFTLLKVDGAGNVSASAMLAPRKTNISDSGELRLSRVFARGAFNHLVSASLRMRRSTVDLTSTHAVALPDFTLAGPTPVKPDVAWRGTRGEDRVDQTTASLGYGLSWNDRLQLRLGVHRTRYEKTVESVAGPVTRGQDETTLYNASVIWSPTPRTSLFASWVTGLEETGSAPQSATNAFEVLAPVEAEQRELGVRQSLGDLTLIAALFEVSKPTTGFRADGSFGLVGEVAHRGVEASLAGSLGEKTSVVLGGVAFEAEVSGELVDAGVVGAEAAGISTVVLNGNIERQLGAGWSLDAQVTYNNERWVDSANTLRAPAQTTLNIGARRRFELGGRPAQFRVLASNVTDEAGYWGSPNGLIWPIAPRTIRASLTITFGG; from the coding sequence ATGGCCGCCGGGTCCGCCCTGGCGCAGGACAACGCCGTCCGCGCCGCCGCCGACGCCTTCGGGGAGCGCGCCGGCATCGAGCAGCTGGGCCTCTACAGCGAGGGCCAGGTGCGCGGCTTCGACCTGCAGAACAGCGGCGCCTACCGCATCGACGACGCCTATTTCGTCCGCGCCTCGCCGTTGAACGATCCGGTGCTGGCCGGCGTCAGCGTGCGAGTCGGGGTCAACGCCGCCCGCCTGCCCTACCCGGCCCCGTCGGGCGTGGTGAACTACCGCCTGCGGACGCCCTCGGAACGCAACCAGCTGTCGCTCGGCTTCGGCATGCGCGACTACGAGACCCCCACGTTCGAGGCGAACGGCTCGTGGCGCGCCGAGGACGACCGGCTGTCGCTGGCCGGCGGACTGGTGGTGCGGCCGACGGTCCGCTGGCCCGCCGGATCGGAGGGCGAAGCGGTCGACCTCGGCCTGGTCGGCCGGTTCCGGCTCGGCGAGAGCCAGCGCCTGACCGCCTTCGCCACGGTCTATGAGCGCGGCTACGACGGCGACTACGGGCTCAAGGCCGTCGGGACCATTCTGCCGCCGAGCGTCCAACCGCTTCGCCACTATGCCGCGCGTGGGTCCAGGGTGGAGGCGACCAGCTTCAACACGGGCCTGCTCTACAACCTCGCGCTCGGAGGCTGGACCGTCGACGCCTCGGCCTTCCGCTCGATCTGGGACGCCCGCGAGTCCGACTTCACCCTGCTCAAGGTCGACGGCGCCGGAAACGTCTCGGCCTCGGCCATGCTCGCCCCGCGCAAGACCAACATCTCCGACTCCGGCGAGCTGCGCCTCTCGCGCGTCTTCGCCCGCGGCGCGTTCAACCATCTGGTCAGCGCCTCCCTGCGGATGCGGCGCAGCACCGTGGACCTGACGTCCACCCATGCCGTCGCCCTGCCCGACTTCACCCTGGCCGGACCGACGCCCGTGAAGCCCGATGTCGCCTGGCGCGGGACGCGAGGCGAGGATCGCGTGGATCAGACCACGGCCAGCCTGGGCTACGGCCTGTCCTGGAACGACAGGTTGCAGCTGCGTCTCGGCGTCCATCGCACCCGCTACGAGAAGACCGTCGAGAGCGTCGCCGGCCCGGTGACGCGCGGCCAGGACGAGACCACCCTCTACAACGCCTCGGTCATCTGGAGCCCGACGCCGCGCACCAGCCTGTTCGCCAGCTGGGTGACCGGCCTGGAGGAGACCGGCTCGGCGCCGCAGTCGGCGACCAACGCCTTCGAGGTGCTGGCGCCGGTCGAGGCCGAACAGCGCGAGCTGGGCGTGCGCCAATCGCTCGGCGATCTGACGCTGATCGCCGCCCTGTTCGAGGTCAGCAAGCCGACCACGGGCTTTCGCGCCGACGGCTCGTTCGGCCTGGTCGGCGAAGTCGCTCACCGCGGCGTCGAGGCCTCGCTGGCCGGATCGCTGGGCGAGAAGACCAGCGTCGTGCTGGGCGGCGTCGCCTTCGAGGCCGAGGTCAGCGGGGAACTCGTCGACGCCGGCGTGGTCGGGGCGGAGGCGGCCGGGATCAGCACGGTGGTTCTGAACGGCAACATCGAACGCCAGCTCGGCGCAGGCTGGTCGCTCGACGCCCAGGTCACCTACAACAACGAGCGCTGGGTCGACAGCGCCAACACCCTTCGCGCCCCGGCCCAGACCACCCTGAACATCGGCGCCCGCCGGCGCTTCGAGCTGGGCGGCCGACCCGCCCAGTTCCGCGTGCTGGCCTCCAACGTGACCGACGAGGCCGGCTATTGGGGCAGTCCGAACGGCCTGATCTGGCCGATCGCCCCCCGCACGATCCGGGCCTCCCTGACGATCACGTTCGGAGGATAA
- a CDS encoding winged helix-turn-helix domain-containing protein: MTEHLAAENRELILAREAPFGLAGTQVRPAALEVEHDGRVAALEPRVMKVLVALARSRGEPVSRDELIELCWGGRIVTEGALNRCTAQLRKALADNPRIRIDTIPTVGYRLQASADLHVHPLGGAGATTAAAADEVDPAPRRLWPMAAAAVAAVAVIGGAAWWWTAPKPVTWTAASYRPITSERGLETHPALSPRGDQLVYAQRYDSSQTRDLYLRGVGPGATPVRLTRDSGDNHSPAWSPRGDRVAFVRAGWSGPCSLVVVPMPLGPERVVGRCQAATYTKVSWLDDETLVISDRPTPSAIRRVRAIDIRTGVGRDLTAPTAETLGDSDPVVSPDGRSIVFRRGLMHGADDLFLKDVRTGRERALTTDGWKAVGYVWSADSRHVFYSTNRGGAFGLWTVDTRRSGPPRRVSLGLGNVSFSRMGADSGNRLAVEAPSGSSNLARRAPDGTVSAVTSSSNSDDWDPTAWRDGTVAYISDRSGASEVWIVNPDGRAVQLTSLVGSYVSAPSWSPDGRDIAFVSVKGRRSEIYSVGRDGSRLRALTDDGADKLSPVYAPAGDRLRYVLHDAGGYRLMELPLAPGARARAVPGGAGWREVKGGPDGRLYGVRGDGVVRAVLGGAEPEAPVRLGTDDSWAPTADGVYVLRARRDSQTPPTAWLHPWTGPARKVTELPFTWGDLSLAPDGSLIFIRDLDEQIDLGLIELTS; the protein is encoded by the coding sequence ATGACCGAACACCTGGCCGCAGAGAACCGCGAGCTGATCCTGGCCCGGGAGGCCCCGTTCGGCCTGGCCGGAACCCAGGTGCGGCCGGCGGCGCTGGAGGTCGAGCACGACGGCCGGGTCGCCGCGCTCGAGCCCAGGGTGATGAAGGTCCTAGTCGCCTTGGCGCGGTCGCGCGGCGAGCCGGTGAGCCGCGACGAACTGATCGAGCTCTGCTGGGGCGGCCGGATTGTCACCGAAGGCGCGCTCAATCGTTGCACGGCGCAGCTGCGCAAGGCCCTGGCGGACAATCCCCGCATCCGCATCGACACCATTCCGACCGTCGGCTACCGGCTGCAGGCCAGCGCCGATCTGCACGTCCATCCCCTGGGCGGGGCCGGCGCGACGACCGCGGCGGCGGCCGACGAGGTCGATCCCGCGCCGCGTCGCCTGTGGCCGATGGCCGCCGCCGCCGTGGCGGCCGTGGCCGTGATCGGCGGCGCGGCCTGGTGGTGGACCGCGCCCAAGCCGGTGACCTGGACCGCCGCCAGCTATCGGCCGATCACCAGCGAACGCGGCCTGGAGACCCATCCGGCCCTGTCGCCCCGGGGCGACCAGCTGGTCTATGCGCAGCGCTACGACAGCTCACAGACGCGGGACCTGTACCTGCGCGGCGTCGGGCCGGGCGCGACGCCCGTGCGGCTGACCCGCGATTCCGGCGACAACCACAGTCCGGCCTGGTCGCCGCGCGGCGACCGGGTGGCCTTCGTCCGCGCGGGCTGGTCGGGCCCCTGCAGCCTGGTCGTGGTGCCGATGCCGCTGGGGCCGGAGCGTGTCGTCGGCCGCTGCCAGGCGGCGACCTACACCAAGGTCAGCTGGCTGGACGACGAGACCCTGGTCATTTCCGACCGTCCGACGCCGTCCGCCATCCGCCGCGTACGGGCGATCGACATCCGGACGGGCGTGGGCCGCGACCTGACTGCCCCCACCGCCGAGACGCTGGGCGACAGCGATCCGGTGGTCTCGCCCGACGGGCGCAGCATCGTGTTTCGCCGCGGCCTGATGCACGGCGCCGACGACCTGTTCCTCAAGGACGTCCGGACCGGGCGGGAGCGGGCCTTGACCACCGACGGCTGGAAGGCGGTCGGCTACGTCTGGTCGGCCGACAGCCGGCATGTCTTCTACTCAACGAACCGCGGCGGGGCCTTCGGCCTGTGGACCGTGGACACCCGCCGCAGCGGCCCGCCCCGACGCGTCAGCCTGGGCCTCGGCAACGTCAGTTTCAGCCGCATGGGGGCCGACAGCGGCAACCGGCTGGCGGTCGAGGCGCCGAGCGGCAGCTCGAACCTGGCCCGGCGCGCGCCGGACGGGACCGTCAGCGCGGTGACCAGCAGCTCCAACAGCGACGACTGGGACCCGACGGCCTGGCGGGACGGGACGGTGGCCTACATCTCCGACCGCAGCGGCGCGTCCGAGGTCTGGATCGTCAATCCCGACGGTCGCGCGGTCCAGCTGACCTCGCTGGTCGGCAGCTACGTTTCGGCGCCCTCGTGGTCTCCGGACGGCCGCGACATCGCCTTCGTCTCGGTGAAGGGGCGGCGATCGGAAATCTACAGCGTGGGTCGCGACGGCTCCCGTCTGCGCGCCTTGACCGACGACGGCGCCGACAAGCTCAGCCCGGTCTACGCGCCCGCCGGCGACCGTCTGCGCTACGTTCTGCATGACGCGGGCGGCTATCGGCTCATGGAGCTGCCGCTGGCCCCGGGCGCGCGGGCGCGGGCCGTGCCCGGCGGCGCCGGTTGGCGGGAGGTGAAGGGCGGACCGGACGGGCGCCTCTACGGCGTGCGCGGCGACGGCGTGGTCCGGGCGGTGCTCGGCGGCGCCGAGCCGGAAGCGCCGGTGCGCCTGGGGACGGACGACAGCTGGGCGCCGACCGCGGACGGCGTCTACGTCCTGCGCGCCCGCCGGGATTCCCAGACGCCGCCGACCGCGTGGCTGCACCCCTGGACGGGACCGGCCCGCAAGGTGACCGAGCTGCCCTTCACCTGGGGGGATCTCAGCCTGGCGCCGGACGGGTCGCTGATCTTCATCCGCGACCTCGACGAGCAGATCGACCTCGGGCTGATCGAGCTGACCAGCTGA
- a CDS encoding DUF2939 domain-containing protein: MRLDLFKIFVVSVLAFALAFASAPWFAFRALRAATTAEDVAAVAQLVDFPAVRKSLTGQLVPIAPAASPEPPSIWQDPIGAFKKAIEPIAPPEPKADRYLTLKGLAALSQGYAPGKAPPPPPPASGFPGQLKQALGGLPPLFSYWDPDRARITVRRPGEPSKITVFTFERRALFTWKLSHIQLPADER, from the coding sequence ATGCGGTTAGACCTCTTCAAGATCTTCGTGGTGAGCGTGCTCGCCTTCGCGCTGGCGTTCGCGAGCGCGCCCTGGTTCGCGTTCCGGGCCCTGCGCGCGGCGACGACGGCCGAGGACGTGGCGGCGGTGGCCCAGCTCGTCGACTTCCCGGCGGTGCGCAAGAGCCTGACCGGCCAGCTGGTCCCGATCGCCCCCGCCGCCTCGCCCGAACCGCCGTCGATCTGGCAGGACCCGATCGGCGCCTTCAAGAAGGCCATCGAGCCGATCGCCCCGCCCGAGCCCAAGGCCGACCGCTACCTGACGCTGAAGGGCCTGGCGGCGCTGAGTCAGGGCTACGCGCCCGGCAAGGCCCCGCCGCCGCCGCCGCCGGCCTCGGGCTTCCCGGGCCAGCTGAAACAGGCCCTCGGCGGCCTGCCGCCGCTGTTCTCCTACTGGGATCCGGACCGGGCCCGGATCACCGTCCGCCGTCCGGGCGAGCCGTCGAAGATCACGGTCTTCACCTTCGAGCGGCGGGCGCTGTTCACCTGGAAGCTGTCGCACATCCAGCTGCCGGCCGACGAGCGGTAG
- a CDS encoding NADP-dependent isocitrate dehydrogenase: protein MAKIKVANPVVDMDGDEMTRIIWKLIKDKLIFPYLDLELDYYDLSVENRDATNDQVTIDAANATKKHGVAVKCATITPDEARVEEFGLKKMWKSPNGTIRNILGGVIFREPIICQNVPRLVPGWTQPIIVGRHAFGDQYRATDFRFPGKGTLTIKFVGEDGETIEHEVFQSPSAGVAMAMYNLDDSIREFAHASFAYGLNRKYPVYLSTKNTILKAYDGRFKDIFQEVFDEHYKAKFAEFGGTYEHRLIDDMVASALKWSGGYVWACKNYDGDVQSDIVAQGFGSLGLMTSVLMTPDGKTVEAEAAHGTVTRHYRQHQKGESTSTNSIASIFAWTRGLAHRAKLDDNAELAKFAATLEKVCIDTVESGFMTKDLALLVGDKQGWLTTEGFLDKIDENLKKAMAA from the coding sequence ATGGCCAAGATCAAGGTCGCCAATCCCGTCGTCGACATGGACGGCGACGAGATGACCCGCATCATCTGGAAGCTCATCAAGGACAAGCTGATCTTCCCGTACCTCGACCTCGAGCTGGACTACTACGACCTCTCGGTCGAGAACCGCGACGCGACCAACGACCAGGTCACCATCGACGCCGCCAACGCGACCAAGAAGCACGGCGTCGCCGTGAAGTGCGCGACCATCACGCCGGATGAAGCCCGCGTGGAGGAGTTCGGCCTCAAGAAGATGTGGAAGTCGCCCAACGGCACGATCCGCAACATCCTGGGCGGCGTGATCTTCCGCGAGCCGATCATCTGCCAGAACGTCCCGCGCCTGGTGCCCGGCTGGACCCAGCCGATCATCGTCGGCCGTCACGCCTTCGGCGACCAGTACCGCGCCACCGACTTCCGCTTCCCCGGCAAGGGGACCCTGACGATCAAGTTCGTCGGCGAAGACGGCGAGACCATCGAGCACGAGGTCTTCCAGTCCCCGAGCGCCGGCGTCGCCATGGCGATGTACAACCTCGACGACTCGATCCGCGAGTTCGCCCACGCCTCGTTCGCCTACGGCCTGAACCGCAAGTACCCGGTCTATCTGTCGACCAAGAACACCATCCTCAAGGCCTATGACGGGCGCTTCAAGGACATCTTCCAGGAAGTGTTCGACGAGCACTACAAGGCCAAGTTCGCCGAGTTCGGCGGCACCTACGAGCACCGCCTGATCGACGACATGGTCGCCTCGGCGCTGAAGTGGTCGGGCGGCTACGTCTGGGCCTGCAAGAACTACGACGGCGACGTGCAGTCGGACATCGTCGCCCAGGGCTTCGGCTCGCTGGGCCTGATGACCTCGGTGCTGATGACCCCGGACGGCAAGACGGTGGAAGCCGAAGCCGCCCACGGCACCGTCACCCGCCACTACCGCCAGCACCAGAAGGGCGAGTCGACCTCGACCAACTCGATCGCCTCGATCTTCGCCTGGACCCGCGGCCTGGCGCACCGCGCCAAGCTCGACGACAACGCCGAGCTGGCCAAGTTCGCCGCCACCCTGGAGAAGGTCTGCATCGACACCGTCGAGAGCGGCTTCATGACCAAGGATCTGGCGCTGCTGGTCGGCGACAAGCAGGGCTGGCTGACCACCGAGGGCTTCCTCGACAAGATCGACGAGAACCTCAAGAAGGCGATGGCGGCCTAA
- a CDS encoding ATP-binding protein: MIAVAKPLARKLLGIVVVLSIVVTGLTSLATFFFVQKASIAHQVEHLKLYVTERAQTEDRLFSELVKVHADANRALMLRYGLLRGRALDARFQELFPLQPDGTRRSAPDLFDGRLRSETDYIYGMGSFMANGAAVTNDEKALYLAVLEVASMVGEAQRARYDNFYMFSTDNRLIMYGPERKDRLLYYRRDAPADFGFQKEEMTEITRPTANPARVMRCTKLRKLLSDPSGKALTTACMTPIDIDGRHVGAWGTTVTLDSYLLEAVGRSAAGSENIIVSADGELIGAPGMGRGGVVSPDELEAQEKSRGVADLVKAIRARGTESGAFEYRDQMIAYGHLKEPDWYFVMSLPTADVVRSAALTASWVLLFGLLGIVAQAVLLVRIVNREVVAPLEILSNTRGGAAGCAEGVEQRADEIGALARMLRGQRQRNDELLRSLEDRVAARTAELQRANKAKSTFLANMSHELRTPLNGVIALTDQLAETDDRDRRRELAGLVSSSGRLLEQVLGDILDVSKIEAGQFRLSPAPFDLVETVSGMADLHRAAAEAKGLALTWTVAPEARGGWSGDSGRIAQILSNLLGNAVKFTERGGVALDVDLDGEGRLRFVVRDTGVGFDAEARARLFRRFEQADDSITRRFGGTGLGLSICAALAQMMGGEIDAAAEPGEGAAFTVVLPLLRADLAAAERADPDQDAEMSLEGLRVLVAEDHPTNQKVVQIILEPFGVELTLVGNGEEAVAAAEQRRFDAVLMDMQMPVMDGLTATRRLRAREAALGRSPALIVMVTANAMDEHVEAAIAAGADLHIAKPLRPAQLVAALAMAPRERGEESERAAG; encoded by the coding sequence ATGATCGCCGTCGCCAAGCCCCTTGCGCGCAAGCTGCTCGGCATCGTGGTCGTGCTCTCGATCGTGGTGACGGGGCTGACCAGCCTGGCCACCTTCTTCTTCGTCCAGAAGGCGTCGATCGCCCACCAGGTCGAGCACCTGAAGCTCTATGTCACCGAACGCGCCCAGACCGAGGACCGGCTGTTCTCGGAACTGGTCAAGGTCCACGCCGACGCCAACCGCGCGCTGATGCTGCGCTATGGCCTGCTGCGCGGGCGAGCGCTTGATGCGCGTTTCCAGGAGCTGTTCCCGCTGCAGCCTGACGGCACGCGCCGCAGCGCCCCCGATCTGTTCGACGGCCGGCTGCGCAGCGAGACCGACTACATCTACGGCATGGGATCGTTCATGGCGAACGGCGCCGCGGTCACCAACGACGAGAAGGCGCTGTACCTGGCGGTGCTGGAAGTGGCCTCCATGGTCGGCGAGGCGCAGCGCGCCCGCTACGACAACTTCTACATGTTCAGCACCGACAACCGGCTGATCATGTACGGGCCCGAGCGCAAGGATCGGCTGCTCTACTATCGGCGGGACGCGCCGGCGGACTTCGGCTTCCAGAAGGAAGAAATGACCGAGATCACCCGGCCGACGGCGAACCCGGCGCGGGTGATGCGCTGCACCAAGCTGCGCAAGCTGCTGAGCGATCCCAGCGGCAAGGCCCTGACCACCGCCTGCATGACCCCGATCGACATCGACGGCCGGCATGTCGGCGCCTGGGGCACGACGGTGACGCTCGACAGCTATCTGCTCGAAGCGGTCGGCCGATCGGCGGCGGGCAGCGAGAACATCATCGTCTCCGCCGACGGCGAGTTGATCGGCGCGCCCGGCATGGGCCGCGGCGGTGTGGTCAGCCCGGACGAACTAGAGGCTCAGGAGAAGAGTCGCGGCGTCGCCGACCTGGTGAAGGCGATCCGGGCCCGTGGGACGGAGTCGGGGGCGTTCGAGTATCGCGACCAGATGATCGCCTATGGTCACCTCAAGGAGCCGGACTGGTACTTCGTCATGAGTCTGCCGACGGCGGACGTCGTGCGCTCGGCGGCGCTGACGGCCTCCTGGGTGCTGCTGTTCGGCCTGCTCGGCATCGTCGCCCAGGCGGTGCTGCTCGTGCGGATCGTCAACCGCGAGGTGGTCGCTCCCCTGGAAATCCTGTCCAACACGCGCGGCGGCGCCGCCGGCTGCGCCGAGGGCGTCGAGCAGCGCGCCGACGAGATCGGCGCCCTGGCGCGGATGCTGCGCGGCCAGCGCCAGCGGAACGACGAGCTGCTTCGATCGCTGGAGGATCGGGTCGCCGCCCGCACCGCCGAGCTGCAGCGCGCCAACAAGGCCAAGTCGACCTTCCTGGCCAACATGTCTCACGAGCTGCGCACGCCGCTGAACGGGGTCATCGCCCTGACCGACCAGCTGGCCGAGACCGACGACCGGGACCGTCGGCGGGAGCTGGCGGGGCTGGTGTCCTCCTCCGGCCGCCTGCTGGAGCAGGTGCTCGGGGACATCCTCGACGTCTCCAAGATCGAGGCCGGCCAGTTCCGCCTGTCGCCGGCGCCGTTCGATCTGGTCGAGACGGTCTCGGGCATGGCCGACCTGCATCGCGCCGCCGCCGAGGCCAAGGGGTTGGCCCTGACCTGGACGGTCGCGCCGGAGGCGCGCGGCGGCTGGTCGGGCGACAGCGGCCGGATCGCCCAGATCCTGTCCAACCTGCTCGGCAACGCGGTGAAGTTCACGGAGCGGGGCGGAGTGGCTCTGGACGTCGACCTCGACGGCGAGGGGCGACTCCGCTTCGTGGTGCGCGACACCGGGGTCGGGTTCGACGCCGAGGCCAGGGCCCGGCTGTTCCGGCGGTTCGAGCAGGCCGACGACTCCATCACCCGTCGGTTCGGCGGCACGGGGCTGGGCCTGTCGATCTGCGCCGCCCTGGCGCAGATGATGGGCGGCGAGATCGACGCGGCGGCTGAACCTGGCGAAGGGGCGGCCTTCACCGTGGTGCTGCCGCTGCTTCGGGCGGATCTGGCGGCGGCGGAGCGGGCCGACCCGGATCAGGACGCCGAAATGAGTCTCGAGGGGCTGAGGGTGCTGGTCGCCGAGGATCACCCGACCAATCAGAAGGTGGTTCAGATCATTCTCGAGCCGTTCGGGGTCGAGCTGACCCTGGTCGGAAACGGGGAAGAGGCGGTGGCCGCCGCCGAGCAGCGGCGGTTCGACGCCGTCCTGATGGACATGCAGATGCCGGTCATGGACGGTCTGACCGCCACCCGGCGACTGCGCGCCCGCGAGGCTGCATTGGGCCGGTCGCCGGCGCTGATCGTCATGGTCACCGCCAACGCCATGGACGAGCACGTCGAGGCGGCGATCGCGGCCGGCGCCGACCTGCACATCGCCAAGCCCCTGCGCCCGGCCCAGCTGGTCGCGGCCCTGGCCATGGCGCCTCGTGAGCGCGGCGAGGAGAGCGAGCGGGCGGCGGGGTAG
- the bla gene encoding class A beta-lactamase, with protein sequence MRLFAPLVLLAVAVLVAACEPTTPRTGAKTPELDAALLDKEIAVIADSVQPAELEVAVQNLEGGEMWAWNGQKAFPLQSVFKMVLGAAVLAEVDAGRLALDDQITLTEADISPPYSPVADAWPETETYTVRELLEKAVGDSDNTAADVLMKRIGGPGAVTAWLRAKRIKEFRVDRYERELQPESQGLGSFRIAWKSWPAWVAARDEIPEAARRKAQQDYLADPRDTATASGVLNFLRQLSAGELLKPASTQLLLKIMTDSPTGEERLKAGLPPGATIAHKSATAATDLGLTLATNDVGVVTLKDGRRYAVVVFLAASSQDDPTRDAAIAEAMRVIVKAAG encoded by the coding sequence ATGCGCCTCTTCGCCCCGCTCGTCCTGCTCGCCGTCGCCGTGCTGGTCGCCGCCTGCGAACCGACGACGCCGCGCACCGGAGCCAAGACGCCTGAGCTGGACGCCGCCCTGCTCGACAAGGAGATCGCGGTCATCGCCGACAGCGTCCAGCCGGCCGAGCTCGAGGTGGCCGTGCAGAACCTTGAAGGCGGGGAGATGTGGGCCTGGAACGGTCAGAAGGCCTTCCCCCTGCAGAGCGTGTTCAAGATGGTTCTCGGCGCGGCGGTCCTCGCCGAGGTCGACGCCGGGCGGCTGGCCCTGGATGATCAGATCACCCTGACCGAGGCGGACATCTCGCCGCCCTACAGCCCGGTGGCGGACGCCTGGCCCGAGACCGAGACCTACACGGTGCGCGAGCTCCTGGAGAAGGCGGTCGGCGACAGCGACAACACCGCCGCCGACGTGCTGATGAAGCGGATCGGCGGGCCGGGCGCGGTCACGGCCTGGCTGCGCGCCAAGCGCATCAAGGAGTTCCGGGTCGACCGCTATGAGCGCGAACTGCAGCCCGAGAGTCAGGGTCTGGGCTCGTTTCGTATCGCCTGGAAGAGCTGGCCGGCCTGGGTCGCCGCCCGCGACGAGATTCCGGAGGCCGCCCGCCGCAAGGCGCAGCAGGATTACCTCGCCGACCCGCGCGACACCGCCACGGCGTCCGGGGTGCTGAACTTCCTGCGACAGCTGTCGGCCGGCGAGCTGCTCAAGCCGGCGTCGACCCAGCTGCTGCTCAAGATCATGACCGACAGCCCGACCGGAGAGGAACGGCTGAAGGCGGGCCTGCCGCCGGGCGCGACCATCGCCCACAAGAGCGCCACGGCGGCGACCGACCTGGGCCTGACCCTGGCCACCAACGACGTCGGCGTCGTCACCCTGAAGGACGGCAGGCGCTACGCCGTGGTGGTGTTCCTGGCCGCCTCCTCGCAGGACGACCCGACGCGGGACGCCGCCATCGCCGAAGCCATGCGCGTGATCGTGAAGGCGGCGGGGTAG
- a CDS encoding RNA methyltransferase, protein MEAKSPVVILNEPQLAENIGAVARVMANFGLSDLRLVRPRDGWPQERAWASASGANWPLDGAQVFERLEDAVADLRLVYATTARPRETQLPVITPREAAAELKAASEAGQGVGLLFGGERAGLETGDIALCHGIVTIPIDDRFRSLNLAQAVAINAYEWRMGVFDRPREAFAHNIAEPADMESMVGLYEQLEGQLDEAGFFHPPEKRPSMVRNLRVSLGRARFTDQEVRTWRGVITALSKGRGRVLEKLARQKAEKGEG, encoded by the coding sequence ATGGAAGCAAAGTCCCCCGTCGTCATCCTCAACGAGCCCCAGCTGGCCGAGAACATCGGCGCGGTCGCCCGCGTCATGGCCAACTTCGGCCTTTCGGACCTGCGCCTGGTGCGGCCGCGGGACGGCTGGCCGCAGGAGCGGGCCTGGGCCAGCGCCTCGGGGGCCAACTGGCCGCTGGACGGGGCCCAGGTGTTCGAACGGCTGGAGGACGCGGTCGCCGACCTGCGGCTGGTCTACGCCACCACCGCTCGACCGCGCGAGACCCAGTTGCCGGTGATCACGCCGCGCGAGGCCGCGGCCGAGCTGAAGGCCGCCAGCGAGGCGGGGCAGGGCGTCGGCCTGCTGTTCGGCGGCGAACGGGCGGGGCTGGAGACGGGCGACATCGCCCTTTGCCACGGCATCGTCACCATCCCGATCGACGACCGGTTCCGCTCGCTGAACCTGGCCCAGGCCGTCGCGATCAACGCCTACGAATGGCGAATGGGCGTGTTCGACCGCCCGCGCGAGGCCTTCGCCCATAACATCGCCGAGCCCGCCGACATGGAGTCGATGGTCGGCCTGTACGAACAGCTCGAAGGCCAGCTGGACGAGGCCGGCTTCTTCCATCCGCCCGAGAAGCGGCCGTCGATGGTGCGCAACCTGCGGGTCTCGCTGGGCCGCGCCCGCTTCACCGACCAGGAGGTCCGCACCTGGCGCGGCGTGATCACCGCCCTGTCGAAGGGGCGGGGCCGCGTCCTGGAAAAGCTGGCGCGCCAGAAGGCTGAGAAGGGCGAGGGGTAG